GGCTCTTGTGGGGGAGAGAGGATGGCCGGGTATGTAGGCACCGACTTGGAGCACAAGTCCAGGCCTGGCCTCTTGCCAGTTGTAAAACCTCAGTCATGTCCTCAGATCTTTAAGCCTCTCCATGTTCATTAAATAAGGAGGGAAACAATAGCTAGGCCACAAGAGTGTGTAAATTGGATAGGGTAGTGGGTGTGCCAGGGTCTCAGCAATGGATGCTGCTGCTTATTTTATAGATTCAAAAGCTGACAATTGGTGACAGAAAAGCAAATGACCCCTGAGCAGCTGAACTTGCCCCAGGAGAACTGGCTGTGAGGCCAGGAGTTCTGACCGGCTGCCTTGCCTCCTGCAGGTCTGAGTGGCCCTGCTAGCGTTGCTACTTGGAAACGAGGTGCCCAGGGTGGTTCCTCTCAagtctctccctgctgccccgggAAGAGCTGAGCCCCATTCACAACCCCTGGATGCCCTGCAAGAAGTTCATCATGCTGACAGAGTGAGTGAGGTTTCCACCATGCTAACTCGTATAGCTGGCTTCCAAGCATGCATACCACCTTCCCTTGGTTTCTCATGCCTTACTGTCCAGAGAGGCTAAGGGATCTGCCTCAAGAATCACAGCAACACCAGATGGCCACCTCTGGCTCAGGGCAGAGATGGGTTTGCAGCTGTAGCAGCATCTCTGTAACCTCTAACTCTGATTCCATTCCTTTCCCAACAGAGACATGAAGCTCTGGCATGGCTTAGTGATTGCAATCGTGTCCTTTGTCCTGCAGGCCTGCTTCCTCGCAGCTATCAACTACCTGCTCATCAGGCACCTGGGTAACTGGTTCAGCATCCTCTCCCCTCCTAGTTATTCTCAGGGACCATTCCCAAGCTTGTAGCAGGACCAGCTCCCTTTGGAGTCTCTGAACATCACTTGGAAACTATGAGGATCCACTGGCTAGATGGCCCCTCACCATGTAATCCCCACACTTACCCAACCTATTTCTGGTTGGGAATGACAGCCCAAAGTCCTTCCACTACCCAGACCTTCTGCACAGAGACAAACTTCTATAATGCTTGTGAGGGTGGCCTCATTTAACCTGGGCCTAATTAATTTTCTTCAGCACCATGAACGGGCTGAGCATGAATCAATGGCTTTGAATTGCAACAGAAGAGAATATGGTTAGACTAAGAGATCATCTTAAACCCTTGACCTGCTTTGCAATGGAAAGTGGAGAAGTTGTGTCTTGGGAAGACATCacaattaggaaaataaaatatttctttggctAAGAGAGGAGATTGGACAGGATAATGTTCTGAAGGTTTTTTCCAGTAAAGGATTTTTAggcttttctcattcattcagtaCAGCAGGGAACACAACAAAACTCCCTGCCCTTCAGTAACCCACATTCCATGAGGGTACAGACAACAcataaaataacacacaaaatacATGGGTTAGATGACTGTAAGTGCTAGGGAGTAAAGCAAGCAAGGCAAGGCTATGTGGATGGAATGGTGGTTAGCTTCCCTGAGATGCTGACATTTGAGTATAAACTTGAGGGAAGTGAGGAAGTGAGCTACACCTGTAAAGGCCCTGAGACAGGTGAGGGTTTGGCCCATTTCAGCAGCAGCAAAGAGGCTGGGGTGGTGGAAGTGGAGGAGTGGGCATGAGAGAAGGAGGCAAGGCCAGAGAGGGAGTGAGGCTATGGAGGGTCTTCAAGGTTGGGGCTCTGGTTTTTTTCTCCAAGTGAGGTGAGGGGCATGGCAGCAGAGGAGTGCTGAGATTTGAAAAGATCCTTCTGAATGTTTTTCTCTAATGAGGGTTATGTTCAGAAATGGGGTGTGCCTGACCTAGGGAGCTTTCCCTTTTGCTCTTGCCCTGTTTCCTCCAGCCAAAAAGAATGAACAGTTACTAAAGAGAGCCAGGCTCCAGGACCCCAGGTCCAGCCCTGCGCAGCACCACTCACCCGCTGCCCAGCACCACTCACCTGCTGCCCAGCACCACTTACCTGCTGCCCAGAAGATGGAGACTCGGGCAGAGAGAAGCACCCCAGTGTCTGAGCCCCATTGCGGAAGTGAGTAGTGGGGCGCAGGTGAAATGGTCATAAAGTGTATTCTGCTCTGTCTGGACCCCTGGAGAGCCTCCCTGCAGCAGCCCAAACCCACCCCAGGTTCCTCACCCCCAGCCCATCAAAGGCCTCACCCCCCGGCCTTTTCCAGAAAGCTGTCCATCCTGTCACGTGAGACAGACTTTGTTGGACTTGTGTGTGTCTAAGCTCTTTCCTAGGTTTGGCCACATGTGAGCAACTGCAGAGGGGGCTTGGGGACCATTTCTACTCCTGTCTTTGTAATACTGAGGCATCTTTTCTTTCACCTGGCCAGTTAGTGGTAGGGCCAAGATCTTGACTGACTGCCTAACTCTAGCCATGGCTGGTAACATCCTAGCATCATGGTAGCTGGGCAGTGTCATTGGCTGGTCCCGGAAGCTGACTCAGCCATATTCCCAGAGGCCCCTTCTGTACAGCCTTCGATCCTCATGTATATGTGggtgttttaataaatttaagtgTTGGCAATGGTTCAAATGTATGTCTGCCTGTGGCAAGTGGACCAACAGGCTCGCTACCCTCTTGTTTTCTATCTCAGGGTTTGAGAGACCCACCAGGTCACTATTCACACAGTggaaattgtttttttctgcagCAAGACAATTACCCCTGGAGGTGCACTTGCCAGAGATTATACTTTTTCCATTGGTTTATCTCTTGATTGGTTTGGGCTTGCTCCATCCTTCTAATTTGATCTTTTGAGTTGGAGAGATCTGATTGTCAGGCTTCCTCAGCACTGAGATGAGGCCTCAGGCCATATGGGGACCAGAAGATGCTACTCAGAAGCATCCAGTGTTTCAGAAGAATGGGAGAGGCACTGGCCTCATGATGACCCCTGACCCCAAAGCTGCACCAGAGCCTGGCCAGAGTCAAAGACTCTTTTCTTGTCAGGGGGCTCAGAGATCATCATCCAATCTTCTTGTTGTCCAGGAGACAAAACCAGGAAACAGAAAAGGATGTAACCTGCCTAGAGTTAGTGACAGGCTAGACTAGAACCTGTGCCCATGACTTCTGAGGCCAGAGCAGTTTGCTTTGGGCCACGTTGTCTCAGCATGTCCCTGTTTCTTCCACCCAAGCATAGGCAAGCCTAGTTAGTTTTAGATGGAACCGGACAGAGCAGCAGTGCCTATACCCTTGGCCATGACCCTGCCTGTTTTTGGTGGCTCTCCCACCACCCTCTCTATTACGCTCCTTCTCCCCTGTTTGGGAGTTCTGTATCTCTCTTCCCTACTCCTCTTTGTATTGTTGACTCTACCTCTCTCTTTGTCTCATCCTCCCTTCCATCATCTCTATTCTTTCCTAACACCCTTCAGCTTTCTTTAGAACAGTTTCTATTCCTTTCTAGATGACAGTGACACATCCTCAGATAGCTCTGACACCTCGGACAGCGCCAGCAGCTCGACTCCCACCTGCCAGGTAATGGACACCCCTAGTGATCCCAGACCTTCATGTGCAGCCCCGGGGTCTGGGAACTCAGGCCATCCTGGGTTCCTGGATGGGAGCAAGGGACAAGGGGCTTCTTGCGTCACTGCagcatcctcaggtgagggtgaTTAGGCTTTCCTCGCAGTCCCATATCTACATGGATCATCCAAAGTGGGTTTGAGTGGCctgtaaaaatggaaatgctaCTGGGAAGCCTCCTTCCCCCCAAACCCTGGTCACTGGGCCACTACTCTGAGTCCTGAGCTCATTGAATTGATTCTCTACATCTTTCTTCCTTAAACCCATGCATCTCCTGAGGACAGGAGGAACAAAGTCACTGGCAATcttgcccctgccctggccctgctctcaGACATGACTGCCTGGGGCCCAGGTTCTTTCTCATCCAGCCTAGGGCAAGCCTCTTTGGATGAGAGTTCAGTCCTGGGGTCCTGCCTCCTCCAGACGGGGTAGGAATCTTGATCTACACTTCTCTGCTCTTTTTCCATAAGACCACCAAGGATGTGAATTACACACAAGTAGTCTTTTCAGCCACTGGAGGGCGAAAAAACAAATCTGCGCTGGATTATGAGAACATAAAGGAAACGACGGATTATGTCAATGTCGACCCAAGAAGTCACAAGCACAATTGCTAGAGTCCTGTGAACCCTGCTGTCTCCAAGCCAGGGGAGTACTCTGTGGTAGCCTTGTAAATTCTAGGCTTTAAAAAAACTcttacctgagggtatgtttattgacatttattgattttggagagaaagaaagggggtggagagagagagagagagacactgacattgatgtgagagggaagtgctgattggctgccttccacaTGCGCCCTGATCGGGGATCCAGCCCCCGGCCTTTTGCTGTGTGTGacgatgctctaaacaactgagccactggccagaactagggttttattttgttttgtttttaaatggagtaAAGTTCTCTACAAATTCTTGCACTCAATTTGTAGGaggtttactttttgttttttaacaaggCATAGGAAAAAAATAGGCTTGCATGTCCGCAAGAAAGATTTGGATGAAATGTTAGAACGAACTCAGGGATAAGTATGAAAACATCAGAACATCTTACTAGATACAGTGGTGACATCTccatagaaaatttttaaaaatattttaatcagctATAGTAGAGTCCTGTTTGGCAATCTTACAATTAAATTACTCTTTGAGCTCTTTGATTATTGGCAATAAACAACttccttaaaagttttaaataacatAGTAATCAttggtttctcttttcctcttgcccAACCCGGCCTGTGTCTGCTGAGGAACCTGCTTTGCCCTCAGAACTTTAAACGGTCCCACTAGCTTGGAAAGCCCGCTGTCACTCGGCTTTCGGATTTGCTGTTTCTCGTGAGCAAAAGCTGGCTAATAGAGTCTGGTAAACGCCGACCAGCATCGCAATCTGTTATTACAAGAAAAATCTTTCCAAGTTTAATCcaataaaattaaacatctaTTCCtggtttgttgtttcttttttaaccagTTGGGGACAAAAGGACACTTTGTTAACTTGATTAGGAATAGTTTATCTCAAATCAGCAGATGCACGCTATTTAACTGTAAGGTCCTACACATGGTCCCTTCAGATAATGAGCCAAGTAAGAGTGTCCACACACCCATTTCCTTCACCATCTGATAGTGCTGTAGGAGTTCTAAGCagttcaataaaacatttaacaaaaatgaGGGCCATAATTATCGGAAAGGAGGATGAAatttgtcattgtttgcagatatcTTAGTTCTAGAAAACTTCAGGgaattaacttaaaatgtttcaaaattgcTTACATGCAGTAAGCAGTGACTAGAGAAACATACAATATACTTTCTTCAACAGCTAattaagacagaaaatgaaaaaaagttgcTCACTATAACTAAGCACCTCAAAATGTGGAAACCCTAGGTTTACTCTGCCAAATGCAGCCCCCTGTCCAGTGGCATTCAGATCTTAGAGACAATTCGTGAACTTGCTCCATCTGCTGGCTATAAATGATTTTCTAGACTGGTACTGGGAACAGTGGGAGGATTTCATATTCCCAGGTTCCCCTTCCTCAAGAAGATCTGAAAAATGGTTCTGGGACTAGAAATTATTGCTAATCTACATGTCCCTTTACCTTTGGCCTGCCATGGTTGTTCTTTTCCTGCTAGATTTGAATTTTTGtgtgcctcccaccctcgaaattcatatgttgaaatcctaacccctgACGAGACAGTaataggaggtggggcctttgggaggtgattaggtcatgagggtggtgGCCTTATGAATGAGATCAGTGCCTATGAGAGACATGCACAGAGCTCTGCAGCTCCTCCCATCCAGTGAGGATGCCAGGAGAAGTCTGGGGCCTAGGAGAAGACCCTCACTAACCATGCTGAAACCCTGATTttgcctccaaaactgtgagaaacaaacttctgttgtttgtaagccactcggtctgtggtattttgttatggtattTACCTCATGGGCTAAGACATCTCCTCAGAAACTTTCTGAATGGGGAAAAACAGATTCTATTGATCAGAGAGGTAGAATGAGGACTAAACACAGACAACAACACTGTATTTGCATCCAGCAGTGAAACTCTACTTCTTTTtgatctcttttaaaaagaaaaaaataagcagaggacTGTAGAGGTTCCGACATGTCACAGCACACCTGAAAGACTGCACAGGGACACTGCTGAGACAGCCCCCCACTAGGAGAGGGGTTGGCTGCAGCCGTGTGCAGTAGAGTGCCTGGTCCTGCAGAATTCTGGGTaggctgtgggagtggggaggggcacgCATAAACAGAAGGCTGGAGCAGCTGGGTGTGCGGGGTCAAAGCATGCAAGACCTAGTTGTGGACACAGGCAAGAACATGTGCAAAATAACATGTGACAGAGGGGAATTAACACAGAGCAGTGAAACCAGAGCCTGTCAGTGTTAGGCCAACTGGGTACAAGAGTGTTAGAAGTAGGTGGACTTAATCCGAGAAAACACCCCAGAAAGACATGTCTTCTGGCCTTAGTTTAGGGAGAAGGGTAGACATCTGTTGGTGGgagaagaggcagaagaaaaGGGAGTGGGCCTGACTGGACGCAGGCTCCCTGAACAGCATGCAGAAGGGTCTATGCCAGGCTCAGAGACAGCGGAGATGCCCTTTGCCTGGCAGTTGCTGTTGGAGGGGACAGAGACCTGAGCATCGCCAACCATCTGTAAGGTCTCTAAGGAACTCTGCTATGACTGGCTTCAAAGGTATGACATTTTATAGCAAATAAGTATGTCATGGAGGTTAACAATAGCACCCGCCCTGATTGCTTATAAAGGGGAAGCGTTCTTGGAGAGCCTTGTTTCAGAATTGAGTAGAAAGTGGGACTCCAAGCAACTTACAGAGGTTTGACTGACTGTCGAACAGAGTAAAGGGCTTGTTTCCTGTCCTAAGGAGTGTGAGCCAATAAGCTGGTGACTGGAGCCAGCTAACAATTTGAACTGCTCCCTAAAGTCGTTGCTAGACATACTTCTAGAAATAAAATGGCCTTTTGCTTGTGACACTACTGTGAGTTCGGAAGGTTAGCTGCTTAAATCTGTCTGAAAGGTC
This portion of the Phyllostomus discolor isolate MPI-MPIP mPhyDis1 chromosome 14, mPhyDis1.pri.v3, whole genome shotgun sequence genome encodes:
- the RHEX gene encoding regulator of hemoglobinization and erythroid cell expansion protein codes for the protein MPCKKFIMLTEDMKLWHGLVIAIVSFVLQACFLAAINYLLIRHLAKKNEQLLKRARLQDPRSSPAQHHSPAAQHHSPAAQHHLPAAQKMETRAERSTPVSEPHCGNDSDTSSDSSDTSDSASSSTPTCQTTKDVNYTQVVFSATGGRKNKSALDYENIKETTDYVNVDPRSHKHNC